In Jatrophihabitans endophyticus, one DNA window encodes the following:
- a CDS encoding sulfite exporter TauE/SafE family protein yields MSFWQGLLVLVAGVWAGTINTVVGSGTLVSFPVLVSIGIPPVTANVSNTVGLFPGSFVGAYGYRRELAGQRQRATWLGAASLLGAVGGAILLLTLPADAFDAIVPVLIVLALLLVVFGKRLTGWLASRGRGATERVTPTLWLVTLFTGVYGGYFGAAQGILLMGFLGLLLAESLQRQNALKNVLAGLVNFVAAVVFTLTTHIDWAAAGLIALGSIVGGLVGATIGRRLPPTVLRATIVVIGLVAVVKLIVDPS; encoded by the coding sequence GTGAGCTTCTGGCAGGGCCTGCTCGTCCTCGTGGCGGGGGTGTGGGCCGGCACGATCAACACCGTGGTGGGGTCCGGGACGCTCGTCTCCTTCCCGGTGCTGGTGAGCATCGGCATCCCGCCGGTGACCGCGAACGTCTCGAACACGGTGGGGCTGTTCCCCGGCTCGTTCGTCGGCGCCTACGGCTACCGCCGCGAGCTCGCCGGCCAGCGGCAGCGCGCGACCTGGCTCGGCGCGGCGTCCCTGCTCGGTGCGGTCGGCGGCGCGATCCTGCTGCTCACGCTGCCGGCGGACGCGTTCGACGCGATCGTCCCGGTGCTCATCGTGCTGGCGCTGCTGCTGGTCGTGTTCGGCAAGCGCCTGACCGGCTGGCTCGCGAGTCGCGGTAGGGGGGCCACCGAGCGGGTCACCCCGACGCTCTGGCTCGTCACGCTGTTCACCGGCGTCTACGGCGGCTACTTCGGCGCGGCGCAGGGCATCCTGCTGATGGGCTTCCTCGGGCTGCTGCTGGCCGAGTCGCTGCAGCGGCAGAACGCCCTCAAGAACGTGCTCGCCGGCCTGGTCAACTTCGTCGCCGCCGTCGTCTTCACCCTCACGACGCACATCGACTGGGCCGCGGCCGGTCTCATCGCCCTCGGCTCGATCGTCGGCGGCCTGGTCGGCGCGACCATCGGCCGCCGGCTGCCCCCCACCGTCCTGCGCGCGACCATCGTGGTCATCGGCCTCGTCGCCGTGGTCAAGCTCATCGTCGACCCGTCCTGA
- a CDS encoding LemA family protein: MGLVIGIVVVVVVLLLVGWAIVGYNGLVRARNAFQNAFAQIDVQLQRRFDLIPNLVETAKGYLAHERGTLEAVTQARAAAITGLGAAQAAPGEPQAMQQLAATQGQLTGALGRFTATAEQYPDLKANQNMMQLSEELASTENRVAFARQAYNDSVLAYENRRESFPTSVLAGMFHFGEAAQWQIAPDAPQTRDAPHVQF, translated from the coding sequence ATGGGTCTCGTCATCGGCATCGTCGTCGTGGTCGTCGTGCTGCTGCTCGTCGGATGGGCGATCGTCGGCTACAACGGCCTCGTCCGAGCCCGCAACGCGTTCCAGAACGCGTTCGCGCAGATCGACGTCCAACTGCAGCGGCGCTTCGACCTCATCCCCAACCTGGTCGAGACGGCGAAGGGCTACCTGGCCCACGAACGCGGCACGCTCGAGGCCGTCACCCAGGCCCGGGCCGCGGCGATCACCGGCCTCGGCGCGGCGCAGGCCGCGCCCGGCGAGCCGCAGGCGATGCAGCAGCTGGCCGCGACCCAGGGGCAGCTCACCGGCGCGCTCGGCCGCTTCACCGCCACCGCCGAGCAGTACCCCGATCTCAAGGCCAACCAGAACATGATGCAGCTGTCCGAGGAGCTCGCCTCGACCGAGAACCGGGTCGCCTTCGCCCGACAGGCCTACAACGACTCGGTGCTCGCCTACGAGAACAGGCGCGAGTCGTTCCCGACGTCGGTGCTCGCGGGCATGTTCCACTTCGGCGAGGCGGCGCAGTGGCAGATCGCGCCGGACGCCCCGCAGACGCGCGACGCGCCGCACGTGCAGTTCTGA
- a CDS encoding M48 family metalloprotease encodes MNFFERQRAARGTTVRLVVLFALAVLCIVAVVAAVAWYLTRNGPVGTTVTWVAVAAAFTLAVIGGGTASKLVALRGGGAVVAQSVGAVAVDPTTHDPRLRRLVNVVEEMAIASGVPAPRLFVLEREDGINAFAAGYGTGDAAITVTSGALDRLDRDELQGVIGHEFSHILNGDMRLNVRLLGLLNGILLLGLVGLRFLQFGGGRSRDSKGGNPMLVVALVLLVLGFVGQFFAGLIKAGVSRQREWLADASAVQFTRQTSGLAGALKKIGGLPVGSALHDSHSERQVDHMLFGPGSRSTLYATHPPLTERIAALDPSFRPDELRELQERFAQRPPDGLAEDAAAGLTERAGPAPVANAEVRASTVRLAPADVTARVATVTPDDLARGARLDARLPAELRESAGQPATAVALVLALLLDARDDVREVQLRTVDARLGPSVAAATVRLSAATTRLDPLLALPLVGLAAPQLAARPAAERDAVQAALRELALVDGRVTVFEYALMRVVGVRLADAASPAARSRPGRTTLRSGTDAALTLLAVLAAVGHTDPAAAQHAFHAATTLLLPAATGIAFAPPADPWRALDTGWDVLDALDPRHKQLLVEAMVAAVADDGVLRPAEAELLRAACAVLHCPLPPLVA; translated from the coding sequence GTGAACTTCTTCGAGCGGCAGCGCGCCGCCCGGGGCACGACCGTGCGACTCGTGGTGCTGTTCGCGCTCGCGGTGCTGTGCATCGTCGCCGTCGTGGCCGCGGTCGCGTGGTACCTCACCCGTAACGGTCCGGTCGGCACCACCGTCACCTGGGTCGCCGTCGCCGCGGCCTTCACGCTGGCCGTGATCGGCGGCGGCACGGCGTCCAAGCTCGTCGCGTTGCGCGGCGGCGGGGCGGTCGTCGCGCAGTCCGTCGGCGCGGTGGCCGTCGACCCCACGACGCACGATCCGCGGCTGCGCCGGCTCGTCAACGTCGTCGAGGAGATGGCGATCGCGTCCGGCGTCCCCGCGCCGCGGCTGTTCGTGCTCGAACGCGAGGACGGCATCAACGCCTTCGCCGCCGGTTACGGCACGGGGGACGCCGCGATCACGGTGACCTCGGGCGCGCTGGACCGCCTCGACCGCGACGAGCTGCAGGGGGTGATCGGTCACGAGTTCAGCCACATCCTCAACGGCGACATGCGCCTGAACGTGCGGCTGCTCGGGCTGCTCAACGGCATCCTGCTGCTGGGGCTCGTCGGCCTGCGCTTCCTGCAGTTCGGCGGCGGTCGCTCGCGCGACTCCAAGGGCGGCAACCCCATGCTCGTCGTCGCGCTCGTGCTGCTGGTCCTCGGCTTCGTCGGCCAGTTCTTCGCCGGCCTCATCAAGGCGGGGGTGAGCCGGCAGCGCGAATGGCTGGCCGACGCGTCCGCCGTGCAGTTCACGCGACAGACCAGCGGGCTCGCCGGCGCGCTCAAGAAGATCGGCGGGCTGCCGGTCGGCTCGGCGCTGCACGACAGCCACAGCGAGCGGCAGGTCGACCACATGCTGTTCGGCCCCGGCTCGCGCAGCACGCTCTACGCGACGCACCCGCCGCTGACCGAACGGATCGCCGCGCTCGACCCGAGCTTCCGTCCCGACGAGCTGCGCGAGCTGCAGGAGCGGTTCGCGCAGCGGCCGCCCGACGGGCTCGCCGAGGACGCGGCGGCGGGCCTGACCGAACGCGCCGGCCCCGCGCCCGTCGCCAACGCCGAGGTGCGCGCGAGCACGGTGCGCCTCGCTCCGGCCGACGTCACGGCACGGGTGGCCACCGTGACCCCGGACGACCTGGCCCGCGGGGCGCGTCTCGACGCCCGGCTGCCCGCCGAGCTGCGTGAGAGCGCCGGCCAACCGGCCACCGCCGTCGCGCTGGTGCTCGCGCTGCTGCTGGACGCGCGCGACGACGTGCGCGAGGTGCAGCTGCGCACGGTCGACGCGCGGCTCGGGCCGTCGGTCGCCGCCGCCACCGTCCGGCTGAGCGCGGCCACGACCCGGCTCGACCCGCTGCTCGCCCTGCCGTTGGTCGGGCTCGCGGCACCACAGCTGGCCGCCCGCCCCGCAGCCGAACGCGACGCGGTGCAGGCGGCCCTGCGCGAGCTCGCCCTCGTCGACGGCCGGGTCACCGTGTTCGAGTACGCGCTGATGCGCGTGGTCGGCGTCCGGCTCGCCGACGCGGCGTCACCCGCGGCACGGTCGCGGCCCGGCCGCACGACGCTGCGGTCCGGGACCGACGCCGCGCTGACCCTGCTGGCCGTGCTCGCCGCCGTCGGCCACACCGACCCCGCCGCGGCGCAGCACGCGTTCCACGCCGCGACGACCCTCCTGCTGCCCGCCGCGACGGGCATCGCGTTCGCACCACCGGCCGACCCGTGGCGCGCCCTCGACACCGGCTGGGACGTCCTCGACGCGCTCGACCCGCGCCACAAGCAGCTGCTCGTGGAGGCGATGGTCGCGGCGGTCGCCGACGACGGCGTGCTGCGCCCGGCCGAGGCCGAGCTGCTGCGCGCCGCCTGCGCGGTGCTGCACTGCCCGCTGCCGCCGCTCGTCGCCTAG
- a CDS encoding S9 family peptidase, translating into MSGFATFDEYLAHARVTGLALSPDGARLVATVAELNDDGDAFVTALWDVDPAGERDAVRLTRSAKGESAPAFTAAGDVLFVSGRAAAADDADDDPPALWRLPAAGEAERVLTRPGGVTSTHAAAAADVMVLATSALPGTRGADEDGERRTARRKSGTSAILHTSSPVRYWDHDLGPEEVRLLAWRPTASGEATEPLDLTPEPGRALDEAAFAITPDGRTVVTSWYRRTRPGFPKAALVAIDTTTGEHRVLAEDETAGFESPDVSRDGRWVVCERAGDCTADEPWTRSLWLVDLDSGDGRELIGDPDVQPSAPRFGADADTVFFVADEQGHAPVFRLDVRSGTITRVTASGHHTAVSVTPDGASVFALRDAWDTPPRPVRYDATATDAAPAVLPAPGAATVPGTLHRLSTTAADGAEIGSWLVLPEGASAQRPAPLLLFVHGGPFSSWNGWTWRWNPWLMAARGYAVVLPDPALSTGYGMDQQRRGWGQWGGTPYTDLMSVVDDVVAREDVDGTRTAALGGSYGGYMANWVAGHTDRFRCIVTHASLWNMAQFQGTTDVPGDWALEWGLPETEPQRYTEYSPSTYADEIHTPMLVIHGDKDYRVPVGEAQRLWWDLQRRGVESAYLYFPDEGHWILKPGNARVWYETVWAWLAHHLLGEPWVQPSLV; encoded by the coding sequence ATGAGCGGATTCGCGACCTTCGACGAGTACCTCGCCCACGCCCGCGTGACCGGCCTCGCGCTCTCCCCCGACGGTGCTCGGTTGGTCGCGACCGTCGCCGAGCTGAACGACGACGGCGACGCGTTCGTCACGGCGCTGTGGGACGTCGACCCGGCGGGCGAGCGCGACGCCGTGCGCCTCACCCGCTCGGCCAAGGGCGAGAGCGCGCCCGCGTTCACCGCCGCCGGTGACGTCCTGTTCGTCTCCGGCCGCGCCGCCGCCGCCGACGACGCCGACGACGACCCGCCCGCGCTGTGGCGGCTGCCTGCCGCCGGTGAGGCCGAGCGCGTGCTCACCCGGCCCGGCGGGGTCACGTCGACGCACGCCGCGGCGGCCGCCGACGTCATGGTGCTCGCGACGTCCGCCCTCCCCGGCACCCGCGGGGCGGACGAGGACGGCGAGCGGCGCACGGCGCGGCGCAAGTCCGGGACCTCGGCGATCCTGCACACGTCCTCGCCGGTGCGGTACTGGGACCACGACCTCGGTCCCGAGGAGGTCCGGTTGCTGGCGTGGCGTCCGACGGCGTCGGGCGAGGCCACCGAGCCGTTGGACCTCACGCCCGAGCCCGGGCGCGCGCTGGACGAGGCGGCGTTCGCGATCACGCCCGACGGTCGCACCGTCGTCACGAGCTGGTACCGGCGGACGCGACCCGGCTTCCCGAAGGCCGCGCTCGTCGCGATCGACACCACGACCGGCGAGCACCGCGTGCTGGCCGAGGACGAGACGGCCGGCTTCGAGTCGCCGGACGTCTCGCGCGACGGCCGCTGGGTGGTGTGCGAGCGGGCCGGCGACTGCACCGCCGACGAACCGTGGACGCGCTCGCTGTGGCTCGTCGACCTCGACTCCGGCGACGGCCGCGAGCTGATCGGCGACCCCGACGTGCAGCCCTCGGCACCGCGCTTCGGCGCCGACGCCGACACCGTCTTCTTCGTCGCCGACGAACAGGGGCACGCGCCGGTGTTCCGCCTCGACGTGCGCAGCGGCACCATCACGCGCGTCACGGCGTCGGGTCATCACACCGCGGTGTCGGTGACCCCGGACGGCGCGAGCGTCTTCGCGCTGCGCGACGCGTGGGACACCCCGCCCCGCCCGGTGCGCTACGACGCGACCGCCACCGACGCGGCGCCCGCCGTCCTGCCCGCTCCCGGTGCGGCCACGGTGCCCGGCACGCTGCACCGACTGAGCACGACCGCCGCCGACGGCGCCGAGATCGGGTCGTGGCTCGTCCTGCCCGAGGGTGCGTCGGCGCAGCGCCCCGCCCCGCTGCTGCTGTTCGTCCACGGCGGCCCGTTCTCGTCGTGGAACGGGTGGACGTGGCGCTGGAACCCGTGGTTGATGGCCGCGCGCGGGTACGCGGTGGTGCTGCCCGACCCGGCGCTGTCGACCGGGTACGGCATGGACCAGCAACGCCGTGGCTGGGGCCAGTGGGGCGGCACGCCCTACACCGACCTGATGAGCGTCGTGGACGACGTCGTCGCCCGCGAGGACGTCGACGGGACCCGTACGGCGGCCCTCGGCGGGTCCTACGGCGGCTACATGGCGAACTGGGTGGCCGGGCACACCGACCGGTTCCGGTGCATCGTCACCCACGCGAGCCTGTGGAACATGGCGCAGTTCCAGGGCACCACCGACGTCCCGGGTGACTGGGCGCTGGAGTGGGGCCTGCCCGAGACCGAGCCGCAGCGCTACACCGAGTACTCGCCGAGCACGTACGCCGACGAGATCCACACGCCGATGCTCGTCATCCACGGCGACAAGGACTACCGCGTCCCCGTCGGCGAGGCGCAGCGGTTGTGGTGGGACCTGCAGCGCCGTGGCGTCGAGTCGGCCTACCTGTACTTCCCCGACGAGGGTCACTGGATCCTCAAGCCCGGGAACGCGCGGGTCTGGTACGAGACGGTGTGGGCGTGGCTCGCCCACCACCTGCTCGGCGAGCCGTGGGTGCAGCCGAGCCTGGTCTGA
- the dop gene encoding depupylase/deamidase Dop has product MTVRRVMGTEVEYGVSLPGQPAANAMLLSAQVVNAYASLLPAGRARRASWDFEEESPLRDARGFDLGGGSGTVAQEFIEAEEDAGMANVILPNGARLYVDHAHPEYSSPEVTNPLDAVRWDKAGELVMLEAVRRLPTLPGVNPVINLYKNNTDNKGASYGAHENYLCRRETPFAALVRHLVPFFVTRQVMCGAGRVGRGQDGRTSGFQIAQRADFFEVEVGLETTLKRPIVNTRDEPHADADRYRRLHVIIGDANMSEISTLLKVGTTALVLDMIEAGYLPDDLAISQPVRELHAVSHDPSLRHAITLADGRTITALDLQGEYLDRARKFVDDRQGDDADPQTRDVLERWESVLARLATDAMQLARELDWVAKLRLLEGYRDRDHLDWDAPQLQLVDLQYSDVRPEKGLYHRLVGRGAFETLLPAGAAAAAVTEAPEDTRAYFRGECLRRYGPSVAAASWDSVIFDVGRESLVRVPMLEPLRGTRAHVGELFDRCATAGDLVEALNGAR; this is encoded by the coding sequence ATGACGGTACGGCGCGTGATGGGCACCGAGGTCGAGTACGGCGTCAGCCTGCCGGGGCAGCCCGCCGCGAACGCGATGCTGCTGTCGGCGCAGGTCGTCAACGCCTACGCGAGCCTGCTGCCCGCCGGCCGCGCGCGCCGCGCGAGCTGGGACTTCGAGGAGGAGTCACCCCTGCGCGACGCCCGCGGGTTCGACCTCGGCGGCGGCAGCGGCACGGTGGCGCAGGAGTTCATCGAGGCCGAGGAGGACGCCGGCATGGCCAACGTCATCCTCCCCAACGGCGCCCGGCTCTACGTCGACCACGCCCATCCGGAGTACTCGAGCCCCGAGGTCACCAATCCGCTGGACGCGGTGCGGTGGGACAAGGCCGGCGAGCTCGTCATGCTCGAGGCGGTGCGGCGGCTGCCGACGCTGCCCGGCGTGAACCCCGTCATCAACCTGTACAAGAACAACACCGACAACAAGGGTGCGTCCTACGGCGCCCACGAGAACTACCTGTGCAGGCGCGAGACGCCGTTCGCCGCGCTCGTGCGGCACCTCGTCCCGTTCTTCGTGACCCGGCAGGTCATGTGCGGGGCGGGGCGCGTGGGGCGCGGGCAGGACGGCCGTACGTCCGGGTTCCAGATCGCGCAGCGCGCCGACTTCTTCGAGGTCGAGGTCGGTCTCGAGACCACGCTCAAGCGTCCGATCGTCAACACCCGCGACGAGCCGCACGCCGACGCCGACCGTTACCGCCGGCTGCACGTCATCATCGGCGACGCCAACATGTCCGAGATCTCGACACTGCTCAAGGTCGGCACCACCGCCCTGGTGCTCGACATGATCGAGGCCGGCTACCTGCCCGACGACCTCGCGATCTCGCAGCCGGTGCGCGAGCTGCACGCGGTGTCGCACGACCCGTCGCTGCGACACGCGATCACGCTGGCCGACGGCCGCACGATCACCGCGCTCGACCTGCAGGGCGAGTACCTCGACCGGGCCCGCAAGTTCGTCGACGACCGGCAGGGCGACGACGCCGACCCGCAGACCCGCGACGTCCTCGAACGCTGGGAGTCGGTGCTCGCCCGTCTCGCGACCGACGCGATGCAGCTGGCCCGCGAGCTCGACTGGGTGGCCAAGCTGCGGCTGCTCGAGGGCTACCGCGACCGCGACCACCTGGACTGGGACGCGCCGCAGCTGCAGCTCGTCGACCTGCAGTACTCCGACGTGCGTCCCGAGAAGGGGCTCTACCACCGGCTCGTCGGCCGCGGCGCGTTCGAGACGCTGCTGCCGGCCGGAGCCGCCGCCGCGGCCGTGACCGAGGCGCCCGAGGACACCCGCGCCTACTTCCGGGGCGAGTGCCTGCGCCGGTACGGACCGTCGGTCGCCGCGGCGTCCTGGGACTCGGTGATCTTCGACGTCGGGCGCGAGTCGCTGGTGCGCGTGCCCATGCTCGAGCCGCTGCGGGGCACGCGCGCGCACGTCGGCGAGCTGTTCGACCGCTGCGCGACGGCCGGCGACCTCGTCGAGGCGCTGAACGGCGCTCGCTGA
- a CDS encoding methyltransferase domain-containing protein — protein sequence MVDGEARRIRFHDYAEIYRIPGMYEQLFAGLLQCRSPEVITGLLAESLEAAGERAADLRVLDFGAGNGMVGEELVALGAAVVIGCDLLPEACEAALRDRPEVYRDYLAQDVTALDDTQRAMLRDAGLNCMTCVAALGFDDIPPAAFAAAFNAIGEQGWVAFNLRDRYMDSPSDFARLLERMVAEGVLEEARQTRYRHRLSVAGEPLDYIAFVGRKRGHIDPSWIG from the coding sequence GTGGTCGACGGCGAGGCCCGCCGTATCCGCTTCCACGACTACGCCGAGATCTACCGGATCCCCGGCATGTACGAGCAGCTGTTCGCCGGCCTGCTCCAGTGCCGCTCCCCCGAGGTCATCACCGGCCTGCTGGCCGAGTCGCTCGAGGCGGCCGGTGAGCGTGCTGCGGATCTGCGCGTGCTCGACTTCGGCGCCGGCAACGGCATGGTGGGCGAGGAGCTCGTCGCCCTCGGCGCCGCGGTCGTCATCGGCTGCGACCTGCTGCCCGAGGCGTGCGAGGCCGCGCTGCGCGACCGGCCCGAGGTCTACCGCGACTACCTGGCGCAGGACGTCACCGCGCTGGACGACACCCAGCGCGCGATGCTGCGTGACGCGGGGTTGAACTGCATGACGTGCGTGGCCGCGCTCGGCTTCGACGACATCCCGCCCGCGGCGTTCGCGGCCGCGTTCAACGCGATCGGCGAGCAGGGCTGGGTCGCGTTCAACCTGCGCGACCGCTACATGGACTCGCCGAGCGACTTCGCCCGGCTGCTCGAACGCATGGTGGCCGAGGGAGTGCTCGAGGAGGCACGGCAGACGCGCTACCGGCACCGGCTGTCGGTCGCCGGCGAGCCGCTGGACTACATCGCCTTCGTCGGCCGCAAGCGCGGCCACATCGACCCCTCCTGGATCGGCTGA
- a CDS encoding HesB/IscA family protein translates to MTLTLTQTAASEIRNLVAQPEVPDDSGVRIASSGDGALTLSLSTAPDAGDAVIDDQGARVFLEPTAGELLDDKTLDAAVDPQGQVQFSLAEQV, encoded by the coding sequence GTGACCCTGACCCTCACCCAGACCGCCGCCAGCGAGATCCGCAACCTGGTGGCCCAGCCCGAGGTGCCCGACGACAGCGGCGTGCGCATCGCGAGCTCCGGCGACGGCGCGCTGACGCTCTCGCTCTCGACGGCGCCCGACGCCGGTGACGCCGTCATCGACGACCAGGGCGCCCGGGTCTTCCTCGAGCCCACCGCCGGGGAGCTGCTCGACGACAAGACGCTGGACGCCGCGGTGGATCCGCAGGGCCAGGTGCAGTTCAGCCTGGCCGAACAGGTCTGA
- a CDS encoding DUF2277 domain-containing protein, which produces MCRNIRVLHNFEPPATTDEVHAAALQYVRKVSGASKPSQANQAAFDAAVHEIAHVTRHLLDALVTTAPPKDRETEATKARARAAERYARA; this is translated from the coding sequence ATGTGCCGCAACATCCGGGTCCTGCACAACTTCGAGCCGCCGGCCACGACCGACGAGGTCCACGCGGCCGCGCTGCAGTACGTGCGCAAGGTCAGCGGTGCCAGCAAGCCCTCGCAGGCCAATCAGGCCGCGTTCGACGCCGCCGTCCACGAGATCGCGCACGTCACGCGGCACCTGCTCGACGCGCTCGTGACGACCGCGCCGCCGAAAGACCGTGAGACCGAGGCGACGAAGGCCCGCGCCCGCGCCGCCGAGCGGTACGCCCGCGCCTGA
- a CDS encoding FAD-binding oxidoreductase, with protein sequence MGLRQAFGRWRGSDGDPRAERAGGRADRAPARVHRHQADPATGELIPTDAPVVAADSRPRSAAAPAAPASTTPAPADPAPAAPAAAPAPDPAAGPVAGPVAGLVVGPAELRRVDPALPRSYAADARPYDRALVRHAWELVADRADTLVRNFYAELFLLLGEDAFRMFPVSMSAQREDFGRALVQWVVADDPESMSAHLAQLGADHRKFDVEPRHYDLAAQALRSTWRTLLGEAWTDEIDRAITGSYTRLASTMIDGALARRDEPAAWGATVVAHERPVRDFAVVRLQPDGPYSFRPGQYLTIELATRRREWRRMSMASAPRPDNTVDLHVRAVNATGVAAALVMHTTVGDRVRLGPPRGNGLVVEPGTLGPGGLLCVCAGTGAAPMVAVVESLLGHPQCPATQVFVGARSAAELYPAELLARAVERAGRADVVQVYGVVSQDPGYTGLRGKVEDVVPTLKDWAQLDVDVLVAGPDTMISTTVFSLVGRGVRSERIHFDQYDTSS encoded by the coding sequence ATGGGGCTCCGTCAGGCCTTCGGCCGGTGGCGCGGCTCGGACGGGGACCCACGCGCGGAGCGTGCCGGCGGCCGTGCCGACCGTGCCCCGGCGCGGGTGCACCGGCACCAGGCCGATCCGGCGACCGGGGAGCTCATCCCCACCGACGCCCCCGTCGTCGCCGCCGACTCCCGACCCCGGTCCGCCGCGGCGCCGGCTGCTCCGGCTTCGACGACCCCCGCTCCGGCGGATCCCGCTCCGGCGGCTCCCGCTGCTGCTCCGGCGCCCGATCCCGCCGCCGGCCCGGTCGCCGGCCCGGTCGCCGGCCTCGTCGTCGGTCCCGCCGAGCTGCGGCGCGTCGACCCGGCGCTCCCCCGCTCCTACGCCGCCGACGCCCGCCCCTACGACCGTGCGCTGGTGCGCCATGCGTGGGAGCTCGTCGCCGACCGCGCGGACACGCTCGTCCGCAACTTCTACGCCGAGCTGTTCCTGCTCCTCGGCGAGGACGCCTTCCGGATGTTCCCGGTGAGCATGAGCGCGCAGCGCGAGGACTTCGGCCGGGCACTGGTGCAGTGGGTGGTCGCCGACGATCCCGAGTCGATGTCGGCGCACCTCGCCCAACTCGGTGCCGACCACCGCAAGTTCGACGTCGAGCCGCGGCACTACGACCTCGCCGCCCAAGCACTGCGCAGCACATGGCGCACCCTGCTCGGCGAGGCCTGGACCGATGAGATCGACCGGGCGATCACCGGCAGCTACACCCGGCTGGCCAGCACGATGATCGACGGCGCCCTGGCCCGGCGCGACGAGCCCGCGGCCTGGGGCGCCACCGTGGTCGCGCACGAGCGCCCGGTGCGTGACTTCGCCGTCGTGCGGCTGCAGCCCGACGGTCCGTACTCCTTCCGGCCGGGCCAGTACCTCACGATCGAGCTCGCGACGCGACGGCGCGAGTGGCGGCGGATGTCGATGGCGAGCGCGCCCCGGCCGGACAACACCGTCGACCTGCACGTGCGCGCGGTGAACGCGACCGGGGTGGCCGCGGCCCTCGTCATGCACACGACGGTCGGCGACCGGGTGCGGCTGGGGCCGCCGCGGGGCAACGGCCTGGTCGTCGAGCCGGGGACGCTCGGGCCCGGCGGCTTGCTGTGCGTCTGCGCCGGCACCGGTGCGGCCCCGATGGTCGCGGTCGTCGAGTCACTGCTCGGCCACCCGCAGTGCCCGGCGACGCAGGTCTTCGTGGGTGCGCGCTCGGCCGCCGAGCTCTACCCGGCCGAGCTGCTCGCCCGCGCCGTCGAGCGGGCCGGCCGCGCCGACGTGGTCCAGGTCTACGGCGTGGTGTCGCAGGACCCCGGCTACACCGGGCTGCGGGGCAAGGTGGAGGACGTCGTGCCGACGTTGAAGGACTGGGCGCAGCTCGACGTCGACGTCCTCGTCGCCGGTCCCGACACCATGATCTCGACGACGGTCTTCAGCCTGGTCGGGCGCGGCGTGCGCAGCGAGCGGATCCACTTCGACCAGTACGACACCTCCTCCTGA
- a CDS encoding pyridoxamine 5'-phosphate oxidase family protein has translation MADDVEAPAPERPGSVGEHLLQDRYGTRERADRFYREQMLDSLTPRMAAFIAVQTQLVVATADPEGRPDVSVRFGEPGFVQMIDRHTLCWPELRGNGVMTTLGNLTTNPWAHLMFLDGDERIGLHVRGETRIVEAEQMAVEHPAVVAVPMSGRPPDRWVVLRLASSYVHCRKHFPRSDAPVEWGTDDVRAKGGDYFGARDTPSAWAPRPPRSRPAG, from the coding sequence ATGGCCGACGACGTCGAGGCGCCGGCACCCGAGCGGCCCGGGTCGGTGGGGGAGCACCTGCTGCAGGACCGGTACGGCACCCGCGAGCGCGCCGACCGCTTCTACCGCGAGCAGATGCTCGACTCCCTCACCCCCCGGATGGCGGCGTTCATCGCGGTGCAGACGCAGCTGGTGGTGGCGACCGCCGACCCGGAGGGCCGCCCCGACGTGTCGGTGCGCTTCGGCGAACCGGGCTTCGTGCAGATGATCGACCGGCACACGCTGTGCTGGCCGGAGCTGCGCGGCAACGGGGTGATGACGACCCTCGGCAACCTGACCACCAACCCGTGGGCCCACCTGATGTTCCTCGACGGCGACGAGCGGATCGGCCTGCACGTGCGCGGCGAGACCCGCATCGTCGAGGCCGAGCAGATGGCCGTGGAGCATCCCGCCGTCGTCGCCGTGCCGATGAGCGGGCGGCCCCCCGACCGCTGGGTGGTGCTGCGGCTGGCGAGCAGCTACGTCCACTGCCGCAAGCACTTCCCCCGTTCCGACGCGCCGGTGGAATGGGGCACCGACGACGTCCGGGCCAAGGGGGGCGACTACTTCGGCGCGCGGGACACCCCGTCGGCGTGGGCGCCGCGGCCGCCGCGGAGCCGGCCGGCCGGCTGA